CTGCTGAAGGAGGTTCCAAGTGTTACCAAATCTTGGGGagcacttactttttcacacagtacTACTGAATCTTGGCCAATTTGTTTGTTCaacattgacaaagtacaacttgTGTGTATTATTTGTCACATAGGGTTAGATTTATCTACTGTTAGGACTTGGTGAGGACTAGAATAGAATCATAAGAGGGTATAcattctttttcacatcagcgTATGTGTTGAGCATGATGCCAACAACACCTCCTTCAGAGTGACTGAAAAAGATCTGATCACACCTAACACAGCAGATgcaatttccaatatttctgttgttacatcaaaacagtgacaaacaacaattgttcttatttaatatgaaagaagacatatacagtaccatgccTTTGAATAGTATTCACCCCTCATCAATAATAGCACATTTTGATTAATTCCATGTAATATATGtaattttttcaattttatttcaaaattgatTTTGTTCAGATCTATAAGGATGTAAACATGTCCTTTCCTCCTCTTAAAGGAGGCTAAATGAAATGTTGTGCAATACcacataaaaatgtataaaaagtgaAATTTACCGATTGCATGAATATTCAGTTCCCAACGTTAGTACTTGGTGGAGTTACTGTTGTCGGTATTTTTGGAGGTCTCCCCTAGTTTTGGACAATAGGACGAATCAGATTTTTGGGGGATTATTGATGGACTGTAATCTTCAAGTCACATCATAGATTTTCTATTGTATTGAAGTCAGGGTTtggactgggccactcaaggacatcaATATCTTCTTGGAAACTCACTCCAGTGTGGCTTTGGGCTTGTGGTTCAGTATTCAGTGTCTTGCTACAGTTTAAATTGTTCACCAAATCTTAGATTCAGGCGACACTGTGgggcagtagttagcattgctgcctcacagtgctgtggCCCTGACTTCAGTTTCAGACCTGGGATTATGTatgtttggagtttgtatgttatccctgtgttcatgtaggtttcctctggatgctccTGTTTCTTCCTACAGTCCAAAAATTGCTGGTTAGTAAAttgcttctgtgaaaattggccctggtgtgagtgtgtctgtgttttatcTCATATACGGGGTGCATcattgccttgtgcctgttgcttgccaggatagactccagcgTCCCAACAAATCCTGTATTGTATAAAACTGTTAgagaatggatagatggatttttagatttttgggTGACTCAAATGATTTCATCTAGGTTCTGCCTGTACTTTGCTCAATCGTCACTCGGTTCCAGATGCTCCTCATCACTCACATCCTGCTGAGGCAATCTCActcaggtgggtgctgcacttcagtgctgGATGAAATGAATTCCCTTTTATGTGAACTTCTTTAGAATCCTTTGAAATGACaagtgctatacagtatacattctaggaattattttatttttatgggtCTAAATTGTGTGCTCTACAGGAGACTGCACAAGTCTTCCAGTCCGcatgttttaaaaagacatttcaaaataaattttgtAAAGCTTGAAGACCCTGATTTTGTATAAACAGGAACCGTATGTGAAATTATACTTTGTTTATCTTAGTCATCATGTGTCACTGTACCTGTATGTTGTTTCTGTGTACTCTTGATGGTTAAGTGCTTTGAGATGTCTTGATATTACCTCATCGCTTTATAAAAGTGACTTTTAAATGTGGATATGAACAAAGTTGCTAATAGTTGAgaattgaataaaaataatactgtgACAAAGACGACCCTAATGAgttaaaaataatgtgacaaTGAGTTTAATGAGATTTTGTGTTGCTGAATTGGGACCTGATGTAATGAAACAATTGAATCTATAAATGCATTTGTGAATTGCTCCTCCATTGAATTCACAAGATTTTAATAAGTGAACTCATATTACAATGAAAATATTCAGGTCGTCGAATGTCTCAGAAGCTTTCCATTTATTTGACACAACGAAACTGcaattctcatttttaaaatgacagatgCGTTTGCTGTTACCATAGAAACTCACGCcttttataatatattaaaataattaaaaacttaCCAACAATCTTAATAGAAATCACTAAATAAGCTTTGTCATATAATACAAATctcttgtttttaataattttaaaatagttttggcGTACTGACCGACGTCTGTTTATGTTGAATCTGCTGACTGGAATCAGAAATTTGATGGGTCACATACAGGAAAaggcagagagaaaaaaacaaataggatTTTGATAGGAATAATATGGATAGAACGGACTTTTTCATTTGCGGATCACAAGAAGAGCATTTAAATGACAGATTCGATAGTTACAGTATCACTTTATAAAAGTATTAATTTTACGTAGATATACAAGCAGACATGTTTACAGGTAACAAAAATACGCAAATGATTTTCTAACTGCAAATTAGCTTTTCGGCTTTTAACGGTTTAGTATGATAGTACAGTATACGAGgaatttaatgtaattatttaaagtatataaagtCGAAATGAATGGATTCATTAAGGCTATTGTCTTTATTAACTACTGGTAAGACTGGTAGTTGCACCTTCATTTTTTAATCACCTTCCGTATTGATCTATTCTGAGGTTCAGTAAAAGCAGCTCAGTAAATTTCGATCAGATTGTTGCAATGTATTGGCTGCGGTTCGCGTAGAAGTGTACCGAAATTTTATCCTGAATTCACAAAACCATAATCTGTTAAATTTAAATCGgtggatgtttttattttaagcaacGAGGTAATAAACCGGAGCCATGGAGACGAATTTGCAGAAAAGACGTGAGAATAAAAAGTCTCTACGCGTAAAAGTGATCAGTCTAGGCAATGCGGAGGTGGGAAAGGTGAGTAGTCTGGAAATCCACAATAAATCACGAATTCTCAAACTATAGAGGCCTTCGATGATTTGTAAAGGGGACGTTTAGCTAGAGTGGTTCCTAATTCTAGCTAACTAGTCCTGGGGGGCTTCTGATGTTGGCTACAGCCATGATCACAGGGTAAAGGGTCGCAGTTTTCCATTTAGGgcacattttaattgaaaattccACTCTTGAAAAGTTTAATGGGATTTGAAATTGATATCAATCCTGTACCAATTGATGGGTTTCAGAACTGGCCTCATTTAAGTTTTCTGCATTAAATGCAAGGAAAGGACCGTTTGCAGAAGGAGGGGAGGATGCTTGAAAGATTGACATAGTGTAAATGCAGCTAGTGTCTTTTCATCAGAAACTTATCACCTATTAAGAGCTGTTTagacataaaataataacaagCTGCTGGGAACAGTACTCTGGAAGTGGGGTATTTTATGGAATCCAAGGACTGAGTTCAGAAACAAGTAATCCAGAAATCCAAACAATcaagcagatcaattaaagGCCTCAGCTGGCATTGGAaatctttatgtactgtagaaggTGTGCATGCCTGTATGTTTAGTTTGATTTAAATTCAACACAGTTATCTTTGAGCCAAAGTCATGCGATGCAGTTTATCTTTgctattctgattttttttttaattttcgtAGTTCTTAACATTTGGGCAGGTCCTGTACATAGAAAGGCAACGTAGTATGAATTGTTATTTTGTGTGTTGTAGAtaacatattttatataaataccgCAGAGTTCATTTTGTAGTTTTGTTGGATAGGTATTACTGTTTTGTATTGTGGTGGTGTTCTCTCTTCTGAAGGTGATGGGCACCCCTTCTTTGTCATTTTAGTTAGAGATTGTTAATGTGCAACAAGTCACAGATTCAAGGCAGCACTTTGACTGGTTcattcaaggacattcactttcttcatGTTATGTCctccaatgtacagtagctttggtCTTTTACTTTGGGTTACATATCCCAGTTTTAGGTCTTAAAtagattgaacttttaaaaaactttgtttcagttttgtttaatCTCTAAACCACATTTTGCAGTGTCAATTAAATGCTTTGTTGGATTTGCCATTACCCCACTGACCTGAGCAGAGTCAAGATACATGAAATAGGAAAACCCAGGAGGGAGCAGATTTCCGATCCTGAGATATATACAGACCATTGTTATGAAAGAAGTTACAGACAGTGTGAATGTTAGTTCAAGACCAGGAAGGGTAGTTAAAGGTGAGAACCCACTAAGGAGATTAACGTTTTCCAAATCAGTGAAAGTTTATGAACCTTTTGTGGTCTACAAAGAAAGTGATTTTCTTCCAAACACCTAGCGAGTTAGCAATAATTGGAGACAGTCCTGCCTCAgtaagcacaaaataaaagatCCTTACGTCTAGTTGGCTTAATTAAAGCTTACTCATTAGTCATCATTAAGCTCATGAATCCAGGAatctaactacagtatatcttaaacACCTTCATCTGAAAAGTGTATAGTAGAGAACTCCTGTCTAGTTATCCCACCAAATGAAAGTAGTTATAATGTAATTTGTTGGAGATTTTGTGGTGAGAGTTAAATAGgaataatagaaaataataattaatgcaaGAACATTTTCTTCTACCAAGAAATGTAAGGAAGATTGGGtagttaaatgtaatttaattttgttcaaGGCCTCTGCCATATTTTCTTCATGAAATAATTTTCTGGTCAAATTAGGGAATATCTTAATGCTTAAGTAAGTAAAACCTGAAATCTGCAATTGATAGAAATATGGGGTAGAAGAGGAGCTGGCCTGGCAGTGAGATTCAGAGTTTTATATCCAGGGAATCTACAGTACGGTGGagtattttattgattttgttaaTTGTTAATACTTTTGGCAGAACAAAGTCTACAGAAAACAGTCATGTAATTTGGGCCACAAAAATGCTGATTCCAGGTTTTAGTTAAGGAACAATTGACTTATAGTTGtggaaatatttatttcctACTTATGGGAGGACTGTGGAGTATTCCAGTacgaataaataattaaatctgaaatgaaTACCAATTATAttgggaggttaattggctcctgtgaaaattggccctaatgtgagtgtgtgcatgttgtCTGTGTCTTCTCTGCGTTAGACTGGCGTTCCATCCCCGGTGTATCCTCacccctgttgcttgccaagtTAGACTTCAGGTCCCGTGCAACAACTGGGTACTGTATAAAGCgcttagaaaatagatggatggatcaGTAACCAATTACTGATtcctctgtgagtgtgtgaatgtcTGAAATTAGTGTGGATCCATACAGCAGATTGTGTTTTTGAATGTAAGCAGTTCAACTGAAATTGTTTCTGGAAcactaataaaaatataaacatttaggtTTAACCCAGTCACATCCAAACACCAACTGTATATTCTGTTTTTCAGAGCTGCATTATTAAGCGCTACTGTGAGAAGAGGTTTGTCCCCAAGTATCTTGCTACAATTGGAATTGACTATGGTGTAACGAAGTAAGTTAACCGAAATTGAGTTATTTCACTTTCAGAGGTCATTTATGTTTGAGCTAAATGTTTAGTCCAGGGACAGGCAACTCTACTCCTTGAAGGCCGTCCATTGCCTTTCTGATCTTAATTGAGCAATTTAACAAATCATTTGTATGAGAAGTCAAATCGCATTTTGTAGCTTTTAAACAATTGCTAATTAAGAAATGCCTATAAAGTCTGGAGGGATCTGGCAATCAAGAAATGATTGACTTGGTATGGTATATGTGAAATTTACAAGTTCTGAGTACACCAAATCTCAAACCCATGACCTATACATGCGCAGCTTGGTGGCACGGTGGTTTACAGTGCAGCCTCTCAGCACTGGGGGCCCTGGGTCCAGTTCTGAACCTGGGTTGCTATCTGAATTgagtttgtacgttctccccatgttgatgttttttcggattgctccagtttcctctcaaggtccaaagacatactggtaggttaattggcttccagcaccctgaattgaatgaagTGGTCAGAAAAAAGATGGATTATGATCTCCATATTATGGATATTCATTCATCCGATGGattaaactgtattttaaatgcataaatATAGTTCATTCTTAAGACTGAACTTTTATATGTCCAATTCCCTTTTAACACTGAGTGGAATGGGATAGGTGCCATAAAGGTGTGGTTGTCCAATTTATGAGGAATggtctttttcttcttattgaTTAGGGTCCAAGTGCGAGAGAGAGAAATCAAAGTGAACATTTTTGATATGGCAGGACACCCTTTCTTTTATGAGGTGAgctgtgttctgtttttcaatcagtcgaaatatacagtataaactgctaaatacaaaattataataaaatgcaGCAAAGCTTTTAAAGGGGAGTATAAGAAACAGCTTTTTAATCATAAATTATTCTCAAGTCAGATTATTCAATGTTttgtctgaatttttttttgttttgtctgactTTCACTTACAATCGCAACTGCTTTGGCTGGTCAAAAAGCTTAGCATCTCTACTTTGTTCCCTCAAATGTATTATTCATTGTTTCAGTTTATTCCAATGACAGTTAGTTCCAGACTTAATTAATTTGAGGTGCTGTCAGTTCACTTCTCTTCCATTCTCTGCTTAATGAATGACCTCAACATGATTTATAAAAACTGTAAAGTAGGTTGAAAGCAATGTCTTCTCCACAAGGACGTTTTTAATGATAGTGGTACAATAATGACGTTAAATATTTCATACAGAGTAGAACTTGAGTCATGTTGCAGGCAGACATTATAGAACCTGTTAAAATTAGTTTACTATACATTTTTCATGACTAGTAATTACAATCAATGCGTTTAAGTCAATCGTTACTATTTCCAAGTACTGAATAAATTTACAAATTTATTTAATGTAATCTGTATAATATGATCCTgtcagaattttattttaaaaacaatgaaatatgtCTAGCAGATTTCAGATGATCTGCAGCACCTACCAGTTTTGAGAGCagcaacacattttaaataaatcacagGTTTCACCTACAGTAAGTTAAAATTAGttgtaaagatgaatgatgTGTATACTTCACTATTACAGTATTATCATGTATAAAACAGACCATAGTCATAAGATAACGTATAGTTAAAAGTTGATAAagggtttattttaaaaagtaaagaacAATGAAGGCAACAGAGACTATATAGTGTGTAAAAACAAGTACACAGTAAACAGTGAATGAaactattttttacatttttctaacTCGTAATCTTTGCCCATGAAAATCAGTGATTTCTGCTTCCTGCTGTTCTTTGTCCCCAGGTGCGGAACGAGTTCTATAAGGACTCTCAAGGGGTGATCCTGGTTTATGATGTGGGCTCAAAAGAAAGTTTTGATTCCCTGGACAGTTGGTTGGGTGAGATGAAGCAGGAGCTAGGTTCACACGCCAATATGGAGaacattgtttttgttgtgtgtgCCAACAAGGTGTGTTGTGATTCAATAATATCCTCTTTCCTGTATTGCATTATCTTAACAAAATAGCTTCTCAGCATAAGAACTTGTAAAATCCAAATTGTATTtcataattaatattttctgaatATTAGAGTAATTTCTACTGGGCGTGAGTTCccttgtaaaaacaaaagacaattgTGGACTTTTGGCCacagtttttatatatattttttttaaaactctggATTACAAGATTAGATAAAGTACAGTCTTCAAAGGAAAACTTgttttgatactgtatgtttgaaatattttcagGAAATATTGATATTTACTTACTGTGAATTTTGTTTGAAACtttttatgctgttttttttaattgttgcagAATTTTAGGTTTGCTTACCAGTGCAGGTACTATTGATTTAACTgtgttgaatgaaaaaaaaatggtaaaagACACCGAGTTGTTTTAAgagtttctttaaagaaaagggATTGTTTGTCTTTGTCTCAGTCTGAACTCCACTCATATCCTCATGTCACTTACAGTTTTGCTGTGTTTCAGGTTGACCTGACGAAGCGCCGTGTGGTGGACGAGAGTGAAGGACGATTGTGGGCAGAGAGTCGGGGCTTCCATTACTTTGAGACTTCAGCACAGAGTGGAGAGGGAATTAGTGAGATGTTCCAGGTATGGATACATTCCACCTGTGTCAATAGCCTCCCCAGCCTTCTCTTTTGGTAATTTAACACTCTCACATGTGCTGTAGTTCATTGATTGTTTGGGCCATGCTGCCTCCCAGTACTGAGCTCTGTATTTCCTTACCTCCCCTAATCTGTCACTTCACGGATCTTTTCTGCAATCTTTTGTCACCATCTTTTGTTGACAGTTCATAGTTGGATCAGTCCTTGGCTCTGAGAATAAGAGACAGCATTTCTAAACAGATCCTTTTTCTTGCTTGTCCCTCACCTAAAAATAACGTTAATTCTAAAATTCTACAGCTTTAATGATTAAATTGCAGGTTAAAAGGCACTGTAGTCTCAATTTTGAAATGAGGAGCTGCATATCTGTCTCGTCAATAGTGTCTTTTTCCCCaggcttttttttcctcaatcgtGGACATGTGTGAAAATGGGGGCCGGCGACCAGTATCTGGGGTCAACGTGGGGTTCACCCGGGAGCAAGCTGACACCATTCGCAGAATTCGCAGCAGTAAGGACAGCTGGGACATGTTGGGTGTCAAGCCAGGGGCCACACGGTAAGAGAGAGCACCTACGTAGGTACAAAGTTATATCATATGAATTGAATATGAACTGTTTGTAAAACAAGACAGTGTGACATTTCTTAAATCTCTACCTTCTCGTTTTTTACTTTCCTTTTCTTGTTATTACTAACCTGCTCTATTTAAAAACAGCCAATGCTGTTTATTGAACAGAAGTGTACATGGTAGCATAGACATGCTACTTGGGTGTCTCAGCTGTGTAAGAGCTCAGTCAGTATatgggaaaacatttttgtcCCCTAAATGTCCTGTAATccaaagttaataataatatagtgcttcacaggtaatggggatcccctcctgCACCTCCAATGTGTAGCAGCCACCTGgatgattataataataagtTATATTCTTTATAAATGCCGCTCTTCTTTACCAGTTTATTTTCAAACTAACGTTGTAACCGATATTGAGGTGGTGCAATTTCTGAATCATGCTTAAACAAAAactagtattttaaaattgtttgtttttagcaTGAACAGGACTACTAGAGATGATGAAATTGTGCTCTATCCCAAACAAATCCTTTCATGTTAATAATTACACAGGCATCGCACAAGTGGATAGACGGTCATTTAGCCTCACTGTTTGGAAGTGCTCCAAGCCAAAATGAAAGCAGGGCTGAGGTTGTCACAGCTGTGCGATGAAGCTCTTCTTCTTGTACAGCCTT
This genomic window from Lepisosteus oculatus isolate fLepOcu1 chromosome 2, fLepOcu1.hap2, whole genome shotgun sequence contains:
- the dnajc27 gene encoding dnaJ homolog subfamily C member 27; translation: METNLQKRRENKKSLRVKVISLGNAEVGKSCIIKRYCEKRFVPKYLATIGIDYGVTKVQVREREIKVNIFDMAGHPFFYEVRNEFYKDSQGVILVYDVGSKESFDSLDSWLGEMKQELGSHANMENIVFVVCANKVDLTKRRVVDESEGRLWAESRGFHYFETSAQSGEGISEMFQAFFSSIVDMCENGGRRPVSGVNVGFTREQADTIRRIRSSKDSWDMLGVKPGATREEVNKAYRKLAVLLHPDKCVAPGSEDAFKAVVNARTSLLKNIK